A genome region from Gemmatimonadales bacterium includes the following:
- a CDS encoding molybdopterin-dependent oxidoreductase, whose protein sequence is MKRRRFLQVAGVTGAGLAAGCGSESPDHLLPYLVPSDDLIPGIATVYASTCRECPAGCGIRVKTREGRAIKVEGNPKHPVNRGRLCSRGHAALQGLYDPDRITQPRKHEGNVWRRITWDQAIADLASALGAAATSGTDRVALVTGAESGTLDRFYDTFLAAFRSTRRLRHEAFAFEPLREANRLTFGLASVPQYDFAGARYILSFGADFLETWLSPVEFARGFAESHGYHEGRMAKFVAVEPRRGMTGFSADEWVAPKPGTEGLLALGIAYSMMRQGKSRVTGVDADRLRAILARFEPRTVAEATGVEETVIERLALEFGDAQPSLAVAGGVANQHRAATQTAVAVNVLNYLAGNLGRTVRFQASSPWERVSRYSDMRALIAAMNAGAVDVALVHGSNPAFTLPASAGFAEAFAKVRLKVAFASHPDETAELADIILPDHTPLEQWGALEPMPGVRSLVQPVMTPVHDTRQAADVLLAVAQQAGRNVAPPGATTARDLVAAGIAPRTFDGMLAAGGGFAESAPKPVRLAMDFARLSWALPTFDGPADGPVLLVVPSAALYDGRGANKGWLQELPDPTTKIAWQTWVELHPETAKDLGVRNGDVVTVSSGARQVEAVVYVFPGVRRDVVAMPIGQGHTAYGRLAKDRGASPLALLAADATDQSGALAFCQTRVTLTKTGERRPLATTEGSARQHDRGIARTVTFGALAAGHAGEHGHEAITEAEQAAIDTAAASQSLRTNLGVYGKDNPKWEMTIDLSRCTGCSACVTACYAENNIPVVGESQVVRSREMAWIRLERYYDGFEGGQTDLPTGTDFEVRQVPMLCQQCANAPCEPVCPVYAAYHTPDGLNGQVYNRCVGTRYCANNCPYKVRYFNWWDYGNPVSEQYSFPGALSWQLNPDVTVRTKGVMEKCTFCVQRIRFAQNDARVSGRTLRDGDITTACQQTCPAGAIIFGDAHDPNSRVSRKKQDERGYHVFEQLNTKPGITYLSRVIHAEEA, encoded by the coding sequence ATGAAGCGTAGACGTTTCCTCCAAGTCGCCGGCGTGACGGGCGCCGGTCTCGCGGCCGGCTGCGGATCCGAAAGCCCGGACCACTTGCTGCCGTATCTGGTCCCGTCCGACGACCTCATCCCGGGCATCGCGACCGTATACGCCAGCACCTGCCGGGAGTGTCCGGCGGGGTGCGGCATCCGCGTCAAGACGCGCGAGGGACGCGCGATAAAGGTAGAGGGCAACCCGAAGCATCCGGTGAACCGCGGCCGGCTCTGCTCGCGCGGTCACGCCGCGCTCCAGGGGTTGTACGACCCCGACCGCATCACCCAGCCGAGGAAACACGAAGGGAACGTCTGGCGGCGGATCACTTGGGACCAGGCGATCGCCGACCTCGCTTCGGCGCTGGGCGCCGCGGCCACTTCCGGCACCGACCGCGTGGCGTTGGTCACCGGCGCCGAGAGCGGCACGCTCGACCGGTTCTACGACACCTTCCTCGCGGCGTTCCGTTCCACCCGCCGCCTGCGCCACGAAGCGTTCGCCTTCGAGCCGCTGCGCGAGGCCAACCGCCTGACCTTCGGCCTCGCGTCGGTCCCGCAGTACGACTTCGCGGGGGCGCGCTACATCCTCTCGTTCGGCGCCGACTTCCTGGAGACGTGGCTGTCGCCGGTGGAGTTCGCGCGCGGCTTCGCCGAGTCGCACGGCTACCACGAAGGACGGATGGCGAAGTTCGTCGCGGTGGAGCCGCGGCGGGGGATGACCGGCTTCAGCGCCGACGAGTGGGTCGCCCCGAAGCCGGGCACCGAGGGCCTGCTCGCGCTCGGCATCGCCTATTCGATGATGCGGCAGGGCAAGTCCCGCGTGACCGGCGTGGACGCCGACCGTCTCCGCGCGATACTCGCGCGGTTCGAGCCTCGCACCGTTGCCGAAGCGACCGGCGTCGAGGAAACGGTGATCGAGCGTCTCGCCCTTGAGTTCGGCGACGCGCAGCCTTCCCTCGCCGTGGCCGGCGGAGTCGCCAACCAGCACCGCGCCGCCACGCAGACCGCGGTCGCCGTCAACGTCCTCAACTACTTGGCCGGCAACCTGGGACGCACGGTGCGTTTCCAGGCGTCATCGCCGTGGGAGCGGGTCTCGCGTTACTCGGACATGCGCGCCCTCATCGCCGCGATGAACGCCGGCGCCGTGGACGTGGCCCTGGTGCACGGCTCCAACCCCGCGTTCACGCTGCCGGCCTCGGCCGGCTTCGCGGAGGCGTTCGCGAAGGTGCGTCTCAAGGTGGCGTTCGCGAGCCACCCGGATGAGACAGCGGAGCTGGCGGACATCATCCTGCCCGACCACACGCCGTTGGAGCAGTGGGGCGCCCTGGAGCCGATGCCCGGCGTCAGGAGCCTGGTGCAGCCGGTGATGACACCGGTGCACGACACCAGGCAGGCCGCCGACGTGCTGCTCGCCGTGGCGCAGCAGGCCGGCCGGAACGTCGCACCCCCCGGCGCCACGACCGCGCGCGACCTCGTCGCGGCCGGCATCGCGCCCCGGACGTTCGACGGGATGCTCGCCGCCGGCGGCGGGTTCGCGGAATCCGCCCCGAAGCCGGTGCGCCTCGCCATGGACTTCGCGCGCCTCTCGTGGGCTCTCCCGACGTTCGACGGTCCGGCGGACGGGCCGGTGCTGCTCGTGGTGCCCTCCGCCGCGCTCTACGATGGCCGCGGCGCCAACAAGGGCTGGCTCCAGGAGCTGCCCGACCCGACGACCAAGATCGCCTGGCAGACGTGGGTGGAATTGCATCCGGAGACGGCGAAGGACCTCGGCGTGCGCAACGGCGACGTCGTCACCGTCTCGTCCGGGGCGCGGCAGGTGGAAGCGGTCGTTTACGTCTTCCCCGGAGTGCGCCGGGACGTGGTCGCCATGCCGATCGGCCAGGGCCACACGGCGTACGGCCGGCTCGCGAAGGACCGTGGCGCCAGTCCGCTCGCCCTGCTCGCGGCCGACGCGACCGACCAGTCGGGCGCACTCGCCTTCTGCCAGACCCGCGTCACCCTGACGAAGACCGGTGAGCGGCGGCCCCTCGCCACCACTGAGGGCAGCGCGCGGCAGCACGACCGCGGCATCGCGCGCACGGTGACCTTCGGAGCGCTCGCGGCCGGCCACGCCGGAGAGCACGGGCACGAGGCGATCACCGAGGCGGAGCAGGCCGCCATCGACACGGCGGCGGCGTCGCAGTCGCTGCGCACGAATCTCGGCGTTTACGGCAAGGACAACCCGAAGTGGGAGATGACCATCGACCTCTCCCGTTGCACCGGCTGCTCCGCCTGCGTCACGGCGTGCTACGCGGAGAACAACATCCCGGTGGTGGGGGAGTCGCAGGTGGTGAGGAGTCGCGAGATGGCGTGGATCCGCCTCGAGCGCTACTACGACGGGTTCGAGGGCGGCCAGACCGACCTTCCCACCGGCACCGATTTCGAGGTGCGGCAGGTCCCGATGCTGTGCCAGCAGTGCGCCAACGCGCCCTGCGAGCCGGTCTGCCCGGTGTACGCGGCGTACCACACTCCCGACGGGCTCAACGGCCAGGTCTACAACCGCTGCGTCGGCACCCGCTACTGCGCCAACAACTGCCCCTACAAGGTCCGCTACTTCAACTGGTGGGACTACGGCAATCCGGTGAGCGAGCAGTACTCGTTCCCGGGAGCGCTGAGCTGGCAGCTCAACCCGGACGTAACGGTCCGCACCAAGGGCGTGATGGAGAAGTGCACCTTCTGCGTGCAGCGCATCCGCTTCGCGCAGAACGACGCCCGGGTGAGCGGCCGCACCCTTCGGGATGGCGACATCACCACCGCCTGCCAGCAGACCTGCCCGGCCGGCGCGATCATCTTTGGGGACGCGCACGACCCGAACAGCCGCGTGAGCCGAAAGAAGCAGGACGAGCGCGGGTACCACGTCTTCGAGCAGCTCAACACGAAACCGGGGATCACCTACTTGAGTCGCGTCATCCACGCGGAGGAGGCGTAA
- the nrfD gene encoding NrfD/PsrC family molybdoenzyme membrane anchor subunit codes for MTASAPALHGTPAAEPTYADVNRDVIRTIEPPGRGWFMAMGVILSGLAFGAFCWMRQIRLGLGVTGYTPPIFWGTYITTFVFWVGIAHSGTLISAILFLFRSGWRSAVYRAAEAMTVFAVLTAGLFPVLHLGRAWFAYWVFPYPNTRGLWANFKSPLVWDVFAISTYLTVSATFLFMGLIPDIAAIRDQSVGWRRKLYGVLSFGWRNSDREWQHFMRMYLFLAALSTPLVLSVHSVVSWDFAMAIVPGWHATIFAPYFVAGAIFSGCGMVITILVPLRKAFSLERYLQVRHFENLAKLCLLTSMIISYAYGTEYFVAWYSGNAIERETFYHRAFGAYWWATWTMITCNAFIPQLLWFKKIRTSIPTLFVISIFINIGMWFERFVIIVSSLAHEFEPWQWAYYIPNWNEMGILIGSFCWFSMWFMLFIKFFPSMAICEIKESLPPPGRKHARGGH; via the coding sequence ATGACAGCCTCCGCCCCCGCGCTGCACGGCACGCCCGCCGCCGAGCCCACGTACGCCGACGTGAACCGGGACGTCATCCGGACGATCGAGCCGCCGGGCCGGGGCTGGTTCATGGCGATGGGCGTGATCCTCAGCGGCCTGGCGTTCGGCGCGTTCTGCTGGATGCGCCAGATAAGGCTGGGCCTCGGCGTCACCGGGTACACGCCGCCCATCTTCTGGGGCACCTACATCACCACGTTCGTCTTCTGGGTTGGCATCGCGCACTCGGGCACGCTGATCAGCGCGATCCTCTTCCTGTTCCGATCGGGGTGGCGGAGCGCGGTGTACCGCGCCGCCGAGGCCATGACCGTGTTCGCGGTCTTGACCGCGGGCTTGTTCCCGGTGCTCCACCTCGGGCGGGCCTGGTTCGCGTACTGGGTCTTCCCGTACCCGAACACCCGCGGCCTCTGGGCGAACTTCAAGTCGCCGCTGGTGTGGGATGTCTTCGCCATCTCGACGTACCTCACCGTGTCGGCCACGTTCCTGTTCATGGGACTCATCCCCGACATCGCGGCGATCCGTGACCAGTCGGTCGGGTGGCGGCGGAAGCTCTACGGTGTGCTGTCGTTCGGGTGGCGCAACTCGGACCGCGAATGGCAGCACTTCATGCGGATGTACCTGTTCCTCGCCGCGCTCTCCACTCCGCTGGTGCTATCGGTGCACAGCGTGGTGTCGTGGGACTTCGCGATGGCCATCGTGCCGGGCTGGCACGCCACGATCTTCGCGCCGTACTTCGTGGCGGGCGCCATCTTCTCCGGCTGCGGCATGGTCATCACCATCCTGGTGCCGCTCCGCAAGGCGTTCAGCCTCGAGCGGTATCTCCAGGTCCGGCACTTCGAGAACCTCGCCAAGCTTTGCCTGCTGACCTCGATGATCATCTCCTACGCCTACGGCACCGAGTACTTCGTCGCCTGGTACAGCGGGAACGCGATCGAGCGCGAGACGTTCTACCACCGGGCGTTCGGGGCGTACTGGTGGGCCACCTGGACGATGATCACCTGCAACGCCTTCATCCCGCAGCTGCTCTGGTTCAAGAAGATCCGGACCAGCATCCCGACGCTGTTCGTCATCTCGATCTTCATCAACATCGGGATGTGGTTCGAGCGCTTCGTCATCATCGTCTCGAGCCTTGCCCACGAGTTCGAGCCGTGGCAGTGGGCGTACTACATACCGAACTGGAACGAGATGGGCATCCTGATCGGCAGCTTCTGCTGGTTCTCGATGTGGTTCATGCTGTTCATCAAGTTCTTCCCGTCGATGGCCATCTGCGAGATCAAGGAGTCCTTGCCGCCGCCGGGCCGGAAGCACGCGCGAGGGGGGCACTGA
- a CDS encoding DUF3341 domain-containing protein yields the protein MATLPVSVTRPGVVGVFGTLDGCLLALRELKAHGYAGLTVYSPVPNHELDDVLAKKESPVRVFTLVGGLTGCALGFAYAISTSLDWELVTGGKPIVSLPPFVIIGFECTILFGALVTVAGMFINAQLPKLRMAAGYDPRFSNDKFGIVAFGGPAQVATAEEIMRAAGAEEVNDV from the coding sequence ATGGCCACGCTTCCGGTGTCTGTCACGCGCCCCGGCGTCGTGGGCGTCTTCGGCACCCTCGACGGATGCCTGCTCGCCTTGCGCGAGCTCAAGGCCCACGGCTACGCGGGCCTCACCGTGTACTCGCCGGTGCCGAACCACGAGCTCGACGACGTGCTCGCGAAGAAGGAGAGCCCGGTCCGCGTGTTCACGCTGGTGGGCGGGCTCACCGGTTGCGCGCTCGGGTTCGCCTACGCGATATCGACGTCGTTGGACTGGGAGCTGGTCACCGGCGGCAAGCCGATCGTGTCCCTCCCGCCGTTCGTGATCATCGGCTTCGAGTGCACCATCCTGTTCGGCGCGCTGGTCACCGTCGCCGGCATGTTCATCAACGCGCAGCTGCCCAAGCTGCGCATGGCGGCGGGATACGATCCGCGCTTCAGCAACGACAAGTTCGGCATCGTGGCCTTCGGCGGGCCGGCGCAGGTCGCTACCGCCGAGGAGATCATGCGCGCCGCGGGCGCCGAAGAGGTGAACGATGTCTGA
- a CDS encoding cytochrome c → MSEPAHRRIAAPTNRPARRALAAAVLAVAAVGCTTLDNAVGKIPWFTTMRDQAVTRPFEALPGEAAPRGVPPGSVPVTGHEDSLDLLTDLHEVANPAARTEASLTRGGRIYDTYCTVCHGAQGGGDGPVAGKMGYVPPLVTDMTKQRTDGYIYAVIRQGRGIMPRYGDKIRGADRWHVVNYVRQLQGAANSGP, encoded by the coding sequence ATGTCTGAGCCGGCGCACCGCCGCATAGCCGCACCGACGAACCGGCCGGCCCGACGCGCGCTCGCGGCCGCGGTGCTTGCCGTCGCCGCTGTAGGTTGCACTACGCTCGACAACGCGGTGGGCAAGATTCCGTGGTTCACCACCATGCGTGACCAGGCGGTGACGAGGCCGTTCGAGGCGCTCCCCGGCGAGGCGGCGCCGCGCGGGGTACCGCCCGGCTCCGTGCCGGTGACCGGGCACGAGGACTCGCTCGACCTGTTGACCGACCTGCATGAGGTCGCCAACCCCGCCGCGCGGACCGAGGCGTCGCTGACGCGCGGCGGCCGTATCTACGACACCTACTGCACCGTTTGCCACGGTGCCCAGGGCGGCGGCGACGGCCCGGTGGCGGGGAAGATGGGCTACGTCCCGCCGCTCGTCACCGACATGACGAAGCAGCGGACCGACGGCTACATCTACGCGGTCATCCGCCAGGGCCGAGGTATCATGCCGCGGTACGGGGACAAGATCCGCGGTGCCGACCGCTGGCACGTCGTGAACTACGTCCGGCAGCTACAGGGGGCGGCAAACAGTGGGCCGTAG
- a CDS encoding Ig-like domain-containing protein, whose translation MRLRHARALPAVLILGLLLLTQARNLRAQRARDSLRAGHAAYDRADFASAAHLLAVGLDPAAGPRDTVWISGVHKLTDALLELQRDTLSGLWLRWANRVAPGFPVDSNNFTPRVTSAILAARAAIRAVPDDSLVETTYQFTGETSPGRGALRVQRGTVNFLAVIDTTATVLPDERMTLAAGIHTVRVNADGYRSVRFAREVLPGVTTIVRVRLSPPGPAVTATTPVAPAGTVGGPSLSAGGATTCSASPSGATFCWGSNAAGLLGAGITDIIGTPALVAGQLFVTVSIGPSHACGLTRTGTAFCWGTNASGQLGNGQTAGSASPVQVSGPQAFQAIAVGASHSCGLTPAGAVSCWGAHGAGQLGNRAATGRNVPFAAALPAGVTFRSIVAGGSHTCALTAAGAAWCWGSNTAGELGTGTTANAGAPAAVIGGVVFKALTAGASHTCGLTREGAAHCWGSNASGQLGAGATPSSPRPVAVTDGLVFQSLQAGESHTCGITTSGATYCWGANRSAQLGNGQTADSQRPVLVVGGLTFAALAAATAHTCGATAEGVVYCWGDNASSQLGAAAGRTSVAAVPVLTRPAAQVAGRTAAPVSAWTAQRIPSPVRLERVWAAPSGDLFAVGERGTILRSTDGTTWTPMSSGSSLPLWSVWGASATDVFAAGESGTVLRFDGRAWTPVRTGDAGEAIYELWGTEATCVYGVGRRGLVVKFDGSRWRPIPSGTTQDLWSVWGASCNDVFAVGTGGTILRIDGTAARAMPSGTTQLLEAVWGTSATNVLAVGDGGTVVRLSGGAWGAMPGVTTQSLLGVAGTSATDAYAVGAGGAVLRFNGSSWSPMTSGSTQTLWSVAARADGSVYASGDAGTILRGTREVASVTIAALREDFEDGNYSGGPAWTTDSAGAGVRLEVAGGEAHVARSGSRGVVGTAGISLPLPARVTPTTAIQFDVKVGASGVPDGCGLNCAAFPATVRVRVRNNNQTESEVWYAFNDDGGRSQNLGNVVIVARSDAPANQWLRNQRFVIREALPRADSIIQVSLGGVGTDFDGWYDNVLLPAPILAGVTVAPHTITIDQAGATRQLVATARDSGGAPMTLPQPATWTSSDTAVAQVTAAGLVMGLAGGTATIRATVGQMSGTATVTVRLPARPGRRPVRRP comes from the coding sequence GTGAGGCTGAGGCACGCGCGCGCGCTGCCCGCAGTCCTCATTCTCGGTCTTCTCCTCCTCACTCAAGCGAGGAACCTGCGCGCCCAGCGCGCGCGTGATTCCCTTCGGGCCGGCCACGCCGCCTACGACCGCGCCGATTTCGCCAGCGCCGCGCACCTTCTCGCCGTCGGGCTCGACCCCGCGGCGGGCCCGCGCGACACCGTTTGGATCAGCGGGGTCCACAAGCTGACGGACGCCCTCCTCGAGCTCCAACGCGACACGCTGTCGGGACTCTGGCTCCGCTGGGCCAACCGCGTGGCGCCCGGCTTCCCCGTGGACTCGAACAACTTCACGCCGCGCGTGACCTCCGCCATCCTGGCGGCGCGCGCCGCGATCCGTGCCGTGCCCGACGACAGTCTGGTCGAGACCACCTACCAATTCACCGGTGAGACATCGCCCGGCCGCGGGGCGCTCAGGGTCCAGCGCGGCACCGTGAACTTCCTCGCCGTGATCGACACCACGGCCACGGTGCTGCCCGACGAACGGATGACGCTCGCCGCCGGCATCCACACCGTCCGCGTGAACGCCGACGGCTACCGGTCGGTGCGCTTCGCGCGTGAGGTCCTGCCCGGCGTCACGACCATCGTGCGGGTGCGGCTCTCGCCCCCCGGCCCGGCCGTGACGGCCACGACGCCGGTGGCCCCCGCGGGCACCGTGGGCGGTCCAAGTTTGAGCGCCGGCGGCGCGACGACCTGCTCGGCCTCCCCGAGCGGAGCGACGTTCTGCTGGGGCTCCAACGCCGCCGGCCTCCTCGGCGCGGGAATCACCGACATCATAGGCACGCCCGCGCTCGTGGCCGGCCAGCTCTTCGTGACCGTGAGCATCGGACCGTCGCACGCCTGCGGGCTGACCCGCACTGGGACCGCGTTCTGCTGGGGGACCAACGCATCCGGGCAGCTCGGCAACGGGCAGACGGCCGGCAGCGCGTCGCCGGTGCAGGTCTCCGGCCCCCAAGCCTTCCAGGCCATCGCGGTCGGCGCATCGCACAGCTGTGGTCTCACACCCGCGGGGGCCGTGTCGTGCTGGGGCGCCCACGGCGCCGGACAGCTCGGCAACCGCGCCGCCACCGGCCGCAACGTGCCGTTTGCGGCGGCGCTGCCGGCCGGCGTCACCTTCCGTTCCATCGTGGCAGGCGGCTCCCACACCTGCGCGCTCACCGCGGCCGGCGCAGCCTGGTGCTGGGGATCGAACACCGCCGGCGAGTTGGGCACCGGCACCACGGCGAACGCCGGCGCCCCGGCCGCTGTCATCGGCGGAGTTGTGTTCAAGGCGCTCACCGCCGGCGCGAGCCACACGTGCGGACTCACGCGCGAGGGCGCGGCGCACTGCTGGGGCTCGAACGCGAGCGGGCAGCTCGGAGCCGGCGCGACGCCGTCGAGCCCGAGGCCGGTCGCGGTAACCGACGGGTTGGTGTTCCAGAGCCTCCAGGCTGGCGAGTCACACACTTGCGGCATCACCACGAGCGGCGCGACCTACTGCTGGGGCGCGAACCGCTCGGCCCAACTCGGCAACGGGCAGACGGCCGACAGCCAACGTCCGGTGCTGGTGGTGGGCGGCCTCACTTTCGCGGCGCTAGCGGCGGCGACGGCGCACACCTGCGGCGCGACCGCCGAAGGCGTGGTCTACTGCTGGGGCGACAACGCGTCGTCGCAGCTCGGCGCCGCCGCGGGCCGGACGAGCGTCGCTGCGGTGCCGGTCCTCACGCGGCCGGCGGCACAGGTGGCGGGGCGCACGGCGGCCCCGGTCAGCGCGTGGACGGCGCAGCGCATCCCGTCGCCCGTGCGCCTCGAGCGGGTCTGGGCCGCTCCCTCCGGAGACCTCTTCGCGGTGGGCGAGCGCGGCACGATCCTGCGCTCCACGGACGGGACGACCTGGACGCCGATGTCGAGCGGCTCGAGCCTGCCGCTGTGGAGCGTCTGGGGCGCGTCGGCAACGGACGTCTTCGCGGCGGGCGAGAGCGGGACGGTGCTGCGGTTCGACGGGCGCGCGTGGACCCCGGTGCGCACCGGAGATGCCGGCGAGGCGATCTACGAGTTGTGGGGCACGGAAGCCACATGCGTGTACGGCGTCGGCCGGCGCGGTCTGGTCGTCAAGTTCGACGGCTCGAGATGGCGCCCGATCCCGTCCGGCACGACGCAGGACCTCTGGAGCGTGTGGGGCGCCTCGTGCAACGACGTCTTCGCGGTGGGCACGGGCGGGACGATCCTCCGGATCGACGGCACGGCGGCGCGGGCAATGCCCAGCGGAACCACCCAGTTGCTGGAGGCGGTCTGGGGCACGTCGGCCACCAACGTCCTAGCGGTGGGGGACGGCGGGACGGTAGTGCGCCTCAGCGGCGGCGCGTGGGGCGCCATGCCGGGCGTGACGACCCAAAGCCTCCTCGGCGTCGCCGGCACGTCGGCGACCGACGCGTACGCGGTCGGCGCCGGTGGCGCCGTCCTGCGCTTCAACGGGTCATCGTGGAGCCCGATGACGAGCGGGAGCACGCAGACGCTGTGGAGCGTGGCGGCGAGGGCGGACGGGTCGGTGTACGCATCGGGTGACGCGGGCACGATCCTCCGCGGGACGAGAGAAGTCGCATCCGTGACGATCGCGGCGCTGCGCGAAGACTTCGAGGACGGCAACTACAGCGGCGGCCCGGCGTGGACCACCGACAGCGCCGGCGCGGGCGTTCGGCTCGAGGTCGCGGGCGGCGAGGCACACGTGGCCAGGAGCGGCTCGCGCGGCGTCGTGGGAACGGCGGGGATCTCCCTTCCGCTGCCGGCCCGCGTCACGCCCACGACGGCGATCCAGTTCGACGTCAAGGTGGGTGCGAGCGGCGTGCCGGACGGCTGCGGCCTCAACTGCGCGGCCTTCCCTGCCACGGTGCGGGTCCGCGTGCGCAACAACAACCAGACCGAGTCCGAGGTCTGGTACGCCTTCAACGACGACGGCGGGCGCAGCCAGAATCTCGGCAACGTCGTGATCGTGGCGCGTAGCGACGCCCCGGCCAACCAGTGGCTGCGGAACCAGCGGTTCGTGATCCGCGAGGCCCTGCCCCGCGCCGACTCCATCATCCAGGTCTCTCTGGGAGGAGTCGGCACCGACTTCGACGGGTGGTACGACAACGTGCTGCTGCCCGCACCGATTCTCGCGGGGGTAACGGTCGCGCCCCACACGATCACCATCGACCAGGCCGGCGCCACGCGCCAGCTCGTCGCCACCGCGCGCGACTCCGGCGGCGCTCCGATGACCCTGCCGCAGCCGGCAACCTGGACTAGCAGCGACACCGCGGTGGCACAGGTGACGGCGGCGGGGCTGGTGATGGGGCTAGCCGGCGGGACCGCGACGATCCGGGCGACGGTAGGGCAGATGAGCGGCACAGCGACCGTCACCGTACGGCTCCCCGCCCGGCCGGGTCGGCGGCCGGTCCGGAGGCCGTAG
- a CDS encoding protein kinase produces the protein MPTDLKCPKCSTPVPETSLFCSTCGAAVTDPGASGPGDRLSDSGAIQLKVLLLEETKGEYEIADELGRGGMAVVYKAHEVHLARDVAIKVLPPELTFGKGAIERFKREAKTAAALDHPNIIPIYRITPGGRLFWYAMKFLEGRSLADILETKGLLTVTETVGILEQVAEALDYAHQRSVIHRDVKPGNVMLDARGRVIVTDFGIAKELHSGALTGSGAILGTPYYMSPEQCRGSATLTGAADQYSLGIMAYQMLSGHLPFEAESAIDLLHKHCMEPPPPLEALLPSLPKHVIEAVNRAVSKKADERFPTVTAFINAMKGAPSGDEATLIMRRRQSMKERLNTLVTGGHAKPSTLKKLGGIAVGVVAVGGLVAGSVWFATKLITGGQDGSPSTVVPTPPRDTLAVASPPVPAAPTTGQLVIDGLPTGGSVAIDDRDTTGTSFLMLPGPHVVRLAATGFEPMVDSLTVAAGDTNRVRFAARRLPAPPTAAATSAAAERRRLDKARLDSVTRANRLAASARSDSVRRANNTRDSLARVVSRASRDSIARVTAAAATARRPARDTTARTAPATRDTPAASPAAGAGMGFVRVTVAGGWASILVDGTPRRQGTSWADSLPAGRHVITVLRDGFTAEPASRSITVRAGQERAVTFAIRPRSTP, from the coding sequence ATGCCGACTGATCTGAAGTGTCCGAAGTGCAGCACGCCCGTGCCCGAGACGAGCCTATTCTGCTCGACCTGTGGGGCGGCGGTCACGGATCCCGGCGCGAGCGGGCCCGGCGACCGTCTCAGCGACTCGGGAGCCATCCAGCTCAAAGTCCTCCTTCTGGAGGAGACCAAGGGCGAGTACGAGATCGCGGATGAGCTGGGCCGCGGGGGGATGGCGGTAGTCTACAAGGCGCACGAAGTGCACCTTGCGCGCGATGTCGCCATCAAGGTGCTGCCACCAGAGTTGACGTTCGGAAAGGGCGCCATCGAGCGGTTCAAGCGCGAGGCGAAGACCGCCGCCGCGCTCGATCACCCGAACATCATCCCCATTTACCGCATCACCCCGGGCGGCCGGCTGTTCTGGTACGCCATGAAGTTCCTCGAGGGGCGCTCCCTCGCGGACATCCTCGAGACCAAGGGCCTGCTGACGGTCACCGAGACGGTCGGCATCCTCGAGCAGGTCGCGGAAGCCCTCGACTACGCGCACCAGCGCAGCGTGATCCACCGCGACGTGAAACCCGGCAACGTGATGCTCGACGCCCGCGGCCGGGTGATCGTCACGGACTTCGGGATCGCGAAAGAGCTCCATAGCGGCGCTCTCACTGGGTCGGGCGCGATCCTCGGGACCCCTTATTACATGTCGCCGGAGCAGTGCCGCGGCAGCGCAACTCTTACGGGCGCCGCGGACCAGTACTCGCTCGGCATCATGGCCTACCAGATGCTGAGCGGGCACCTCCCGTTCGAGGCGGAGTCGGCCATCGACCTCCTGCACAAGCATTGCATGGAGCCGCCGCCGCCGTTGGAGGCCCTGCTGCCGTCGCTGCCGAAGCACGTGATCGAAGCGGTGAATCGCGCCGTCTCCAAGAAGGCCGACGAGCGGTTCCCGACCGTGACTGCGTTCATCAACGCGATGAAGGGCGCGCCGAGCGGCGACGAGGCGACGCTGATCATGCGTCGACGTCAGTCGATGAAGGAGCGGCTCAACACGCTGGTGACGGGTGGCCACGCCAAGCCGTCGACGCTGAAGAAACTCGGCGGGATCGCGGTGGGCGTCGTCGCGGTGGGCGGACTGGTGGCGGGGAGCGTTTGGTTCGCTACGAAGCTCATCACGGGTGGCCAGGATGGCAGCCCGTCGACGGTCGTTCCCACTCCGCCCCGAGACACCCTCGCGGTGGCTTCGCCGCCCGTGCCGGCCGCGCCCACAACGGGACAGCTGGTCATCGATGGCCTGCCCACCGGGGGCTCCGTAGCCATCGACGACCGCGACACGACGGGCACGAGCTTCCTGATGCTGCCGGGGCCGCACGTCGTGCGGCTCGCGGCAACGGGTTTCGAGCCCATGGTTGACTCGTTGACCGTGGCGGCGGGCGACACGAACCGGGTGCGGTTCGCGGCCCGGCGTCTTCCGGCCCCGCCTACAGCCGCAGCGACCAGCGCCGCGGCCGAGCGCCGTCGGCTGGACAAGGCGCGCCTCGACTCGGTCACGAGGGCGAACCGCCTGGCTGCCTCGGCGCGCTCTGACTCGGTGAGGAGGGCCAACAACACGCGCGACTCGCTGGCCCGCGTGGTCTCGCGGGCGAGCCGTGACTCGATCGCACGGGTCACCGCCGCTGCTGCGACCGCTCGACGCCCGGCACGTGACACGACCGCTCGAACAGCTCCCGCGACGCGCGACACGCCGGCGGCGAGCCCGGCGGCGGGCGCAGGCATGGGCTTCGTGCGCGTGACGGTGGCGGGCGGCTGGGCCAGTATCCTCGTGGACGGCACGCCGCGGCGCCAGGGGACGTCATGGGCGGACTCGCTCCCGGCGGGACGGCATGTCATCACCGTGCTGCGCGACGGCTTCACCGCCGAGCCGGCCTCCCGCTCGATCACGGTGCGCGCCGGGCAGGAGCGGGCCGTCACCTTCGCCATCCGTCCACGGAGCACCCCGTGA